One window of Triplophysa rosa linkage group LG10, Trosa_1v2, whole genome shotgun sequence genomic DNA carries:
- the gsc gene encoding homeobox protein goosecoid has product MPAGMFSIDSILAGRPSCKDSVLLHRNAPVVFSNLTESLYAAAGDFNGLYSHTVPPAPSLQSVTGTRIGYNNYYYGQLHVQGPTGPACCGAIPNLGSQQCPCIPTGYDSTGSVLISPVPHQMMSYMNVGTLSRTELQLLNQLHCRRKRRHRTIFTDEQLEALENLFQETKYPDVGTREQLARKVHLREEKVEVWFKNRRAKWRRQKRSSSEESENSQKWNKSTKTTTEKVEEGKTDVDSDS; this is encoded by the exons ATGCCCGCTGGGATGTTTAGTATCGACAGCATCTTGGCAGGGAGACCCAGCTGCAAGGACTCGGTTCTGCTCCATCGGAATGCTCCGGTTGTGTTCTCCAATTTGACGGAATCCTTGTACGCAGCAGCTGGCGATTTTAACGGACTCTATTCTCACACGGTGCCCCCAGCTCCTAGTTTACAATCGGTGACTGGAACCAGGATAGGCTATAACAACTACTATTATGGACAACTCCATGTCCAAGGGCCGACTGGGCCAGCTTGCTGTGGCGCAATACCAAACCTTGGTTCCCAGCAATGCCCGTGCATTCCTACAg gctACGACAGTACCGGATCAGTGCTTATTTCTCCAGTGCCACATCAAATGATGTCGTACATGAACGTGGGAACGTTGTCTAGAACAGAACTGCAACTACTCAACCAGTTACACTGTCGGCGCAAGAGACGACACCGAACCATCTTTACTGACGAGCAGCTGGAGGCATTGGAGAACCTTTTTCAAGAAACCAAATACCCTGACGTTGGCACCAGAGAGCAGCTGGCACGGAAGGTGCACCTACGTGAAGAGAAAGTAgag GTTTGGTTCAAAAACAGACGAGCAAAATGGAGAAGACAGAAAAGGTCATCGTCAGAGGAATCAGAAAACTCACAGAAATGGAACAAATCCACGAAAACAACCACAGAGAAAGTCGAGGAGGGCAAAACCGATGTGGATTCAGACAGCTGA